From Portunus trituberculatus isolate SZX2019 chromosome 37, ASM1759143v1, whole genome shotgun sequence, one genomic window encodes:
- the LOC123513949 gene encoding cytadherence high molecular weight protein 1-like: MVEPMGDLVVEPMVEPVAEPVVEVVGEPVVKLVVEPVVEPVVEPVVEPVVEPLVEPVVESVIEPLVQPKVEPMGDLVVEPMVEPVAEPVVELVGEPVVKLVVEPVVELVVEPVVEPAIEPLVKPMVEPVVEPVVEPVVKLVAEPVVEPVVEPMVELVVHPVVEPVVELLMELVVEAVEPVIEPVVESVVESMVEAVVEPVMEPVVEPAVESLVEPVMEPVVELVVQPVVESLVEPVGEPVVEPVGQTVVEPVVELEVQPVVESLVESVMDSVVESVFKPVVEPLVEPVVETVLQLVIEPVVEPVVESVTEPLLQPMVEPMGNLVVEPMVEPVAEPVVELVGEPVVKLVVEPVVEPVVEPVVEPLVEPVVESVIEPLVQPMVEPMGDLVVEPMVEPVVELVGEPVVKLVVEPVVELVVEPVVEPAIEPVVKPMVEPVVEPVVKLVAEPVVEPVVEPMVELVVHPVVEPVVELLMELVVEAVVPVIEPVVESVVESMVEAVVEPVMEPVVEPAVESLVEPVMEPGVVPVVELVVQPVVESLVEPVGEPVVEPVVEPVGQTVVEPVVELEVQPVVESLVESVMDSVVERVFKPVVEPLVEPVVETVLQLVIEPVVEPVVEPVVESMTEPLLQPMVEPMGNLVVEPMVEPVAEPVVELVAFG; this comes from the exons ATGGTGGAACCTATGGGGGACCTTGTGGTGGAGCCAATGGTTGAGCCTGTGGCTGAACctgtggtggaggttgtgggtGAACCTGTGGTGAAGCTTGTGGTTGAACCTGTGGTGGAGCCTGTGGTTGAACCTGTGGTGGAGCCTGTGGTGGAGCCTTTGGTTGAACCTGTGGTGGAGTCTGTGATTGAACCTTTGGTGCAGCCCAAGGTGGAACCTATGGGGGACCTTGTGGTGGAGCCGATGGTTGAGCCTGTGGCTGAACCTGTGGTGGAGCTTGTGGGTGAACCTGTGGTGAAGCTTGTGGTTGAACCTGTGGTGGAGCTTGTGGTTGAACCTGTGGTAGAGCCTGCCATTGAACCTCTGGTGAAGCCTATGGTGGAACCTGTGGTGGAGCCTGTGGTTGAACCTGTGGTGAAGCTTGTGGCTGAACCTGTGGTGGAGCCTGTGGTTGAACCTATGGTGGAGCTTGTGGTCCATCCTGTGGTTGAGCCTGTGGTTGAACTTCTGATGGAGCTTGTGGTTGAAGCTGTGGAGCCTGTGATTGAACCTGTTGTGGAGTCTGTGGTTGAATCTATGGTGGAGGCTGTGGTTGAACCTGTGATGGAGCCTGTcgttgaacctgcagtggagTCTTTGGTTGAACCTGTGATGGAGCCTGTGGTGGAGCTTGTGGTTCAACCTGTGGTTGAGTCTTTGGTTGAACCTGTTGGGGAGCCTGTGGTTGAACCAGTAGGGCAGACTGTGGTTGAACCTGTGGTGGAGCTTGAGGTTCAACCTGTGGTAGAGTCTTTGGTGGAATCTGTGATGGATTCTGTGGTTGAGAGTGTGTTTAAACCTGTCGTTGAACCTTTGGTGGAGCCTGTAGTTGAAACTGTGCTGCAACTTGTGATTGAACCTGTGGTTGAACCTGTGGTGGAGTCTGTGACTGAACCTTTACTGCAGCCCATGGTGGAACCTATGGGGAACCTTGTGGTGGAGCCAATGGTTGAGCCTGTGGCTGAACCTGTGGTGGAGCTTGTGGGTGAACCTGTGGTGAAGCTTGTGGTTGAACCTGTGGTGGAGCCTGTGGTTGAACCTGTGGTGGAGCCTTTGGTTGAACCTGTGGTGGAGTCTGTGATTGAACCTTTGGTGCAGCCCATGGTGGAACCTATGGGGGACCTTGTGGTGGAGCCGATGGTTGAGCCTGTGGTGGAGCTTGTGGGTGAACCTGTGGTGAAGCTTGTGGTTGAACCTGTGGTGGAGCTTGTGGTTGAACCTGTGGTAGAGCCTGCCATTGAACCTGTGGTGAAGCCCATGGTGGAACCTGTGGTTGAACCTGTGGTGAAGCTTGTGGCTGAACCTGTGGTGGAGCCTGTGGTTGAACCTATGGTGGAGCTTGTGGTCCATCCTGTGGTTGAGCCTGTGGTTGAACTTCTGATGGAGCTTGTTGTTGAAGCTGTGGTGCCTGTGATTGAACCTGTTGTGGAGTCTGTGGTTGAATCTATGGTGGAGGCTGTGGTTGAACCTGTGATGGAGCCTGTcgttgaacctgcagtggagTCTTTGGTTGAACCTGTGATGGAGCCTGGGGTTGTACCTGTGGTGGAGCTTGTGGTTCAACCTGTGGTTGAGTCTTTGGTTGAACCTGTTGGGGAGCCTGTGGTTGAACCTGTGGTTGAACCAGTGGGGCAGACTGTGGTTGAACCTGTGGTGGAGCTTGAGGTTCAACCTGTGGTAGAGTCTTTGGTGGAATCTGTGATGGATTCTGTGGTTGAGAGAGTGTTTAAACCTGTTGTTGAACCTTTGGTGGAGCCTGTAGTTGAAACTGTGCTGCAACTTGTGATTGAACCTGTGGTGGAGCCTGTGGTTGAACCTGTGGTGGAGTCTATGACTGAACCTTTGCTGCAGCCCATGGTGGAACCTATGGGGAACCTTGTGGTGGAGCCAATGGTTGAGCCTGTGGCTGAACCTGTGGTGGAGCTTGTGG CCTTTGGTTGA
- the LOC123513945 gene encoding uncharacterized protein LOC123513945 — protein MLAFISLHLKTLHFHTFTDLLAVEDPVSKGVTVLAYPSNDKDILSFPNNAQVLVYSKEAGSRRDLWGVEIKGRRGYAPLKYIREHKILKSKLDYEVPTEPYMGKSDGGPSKDNPSEESPNQEPKANEKTVTDFTEIPKVAITAEDVEYNNLPPAPPAEEHLQSEETTSHASPPNLSPESEDASQPDSDGGTTTENSKTPQEEEKEVPVNPGEVKEEVDDVKESESLITLEPSSVSFEVIDGTTLYFDEDISTATTTSKDSQTSELPAASLVLGDTPTTVPIPALLHHSTPTSPPKDAQVEEPKVTDPGIDQDEAADSMPLPDTEESVTSGPETTSETVELPASATDGEMVTEASLHVSEKESISMAEETEPPLEDGDEGHSEARDIDFLDSLPEDRETVLTTEEPENEFGAPKVETIIESTDVPTEKPVESEGFFSSWFSSSETAESPEAETPETPDPSESEAPLDDVVEVEVTASEDTKESQVGGDEGITSHGADVPPDDISVPVEESESANTDVQVSHDTEDVDENVPDSSQSNLSSVENSSSATVDEEPSSDVLLEMPDNASSTDLGQNASDTAEGSEEDAGGYLGMEDLELFDDIQDGVDVNDNTVVELTASFGDDFDLATELSPLEDKGKAIRQHDSSYNYFDNMELDAIHDLELEKESSVVHSRVGFASHEVDNSTTSGTNDLIYYDDDDDDDDSQGAHEHINTNDGFQILSTDKPLDSYLEKKEFVSSGQYGTDGSIWLDNLEVESASISNFDFDNASKYLDSKASTSVLDAENDTELLESANIVDHAFIQQTSNDSNDENVAIGNAEKVSGAKVIEADVDKIPVYIDTIDVETIVSSTESISYSTSGVENPPTSFSGDGGKEPGPSTARPMYADPEPTIQSYTDPNVDPDELARLAGALEAQQVDKESLTKAETQFTSKVEDVGDTLQIIGDKGEGQFTVFEDISDVKFESHDVDKNEQTSEDFSVVQCGDEARIVQSEGDVFVEYEVKSLVEHVFELEVKSVVEHVLETNVEALIKYESEVHPLIDLDDKSFFESELGYISEHNLEPVVEFASEPECDLLTEPNESVVEPDRKSSVVLEIESVVEDDKEMMVEMVVESLVGFEDESVIKYEFESVVELYGEHVAELEGESMVELGYESMIEHGSESVTELEDEFVEEPDIESVVEQRSVIEPEIEGVVNFKDKVVVERHVRSAGGVEVEPMIDSESKSVLELRIECMVENVVEYDIDPQKESPVETKNLYVKESTVEGAFWPGVQAVVESEIESTIQYEVQPVIDLDPMIVIENVEALSQSVVQTEAKSVLEPDLYKSIIQHEEESVIEPEAEPVPESVVKPVVENEAEPMVEYVESETKPVVQSAVKTVMQPLVEPMEEFVAQPVIEQEVHPVVEAVVESLAKPVVEPTVEPMVELLVNSVMELVMESVFEPVVEPMFESGA, from the exons ATGCTTGCTTTCATCTCACTCCACCTGAAAACCCTGCACTTCCACACCTTCACAGACTTGTTGGCAGTTGAGG ACCCTGTTTCCAAAGGTGTAACAGTCCTTGCCTACCCCAGCAATGACAAGGACATATTGTCATTTCCCAATAACGCACAGGTGCTAGTATACAGCAAGGAGGCTGGCAGCCGACGGGATCTTTGGGGAGTTGAG ATCAAAGGAAGGCGAGGATATGCACCTTTGAAATACATCCGTGAACACAAGATCTTAAAATCAAAACTTGACTATGAGGTGCCAACAGAACCTTATATGGGAAAAAGTGATGGAGGACCTAGCAAAGACAACCCATCTGAAGAGTCCCCCAACCAGGAGCCCAAGGCTAATGAGAAAACTGTCACTGACTTTACTGAAATTCCTAAAGTTGCCATAACTGCTGAAGATGTGGAGTACAACAACCTGCCCCCAGCACCCCCAGCAGAGGAACACCTTCAGAGTGAGGAAACCACAAGTCATGCCTCTCCTCCAAACTTAAGTCCAGAATCTGAAGATGCTAGTCAACCAGACAGTGATGGAGGCACTACTACAGAAAACAGTAAAACTcctcaggaagaagagaaggaagtg CCAGTAAATCCAGGTGAAGTTAAGGAAGAGGTAGATGATGTCAAAGAATCTGAGAGCCTCATCACTCTTGAGCCGTCATCAGTCTCTTTTGAAGTGATTGACGGTACTACTTTATATTTTGATGAAGATAtcagcactgccaccaccacttcaaagGACTCCCAAACATCAGaacttcctgcagcttcccttgtgtTAGGTGATACTCCTACAACAGTACCTATTCCTGCATTGCTGCATCATTCAACCCCCACCAGTCCACCAAAGGATGCACAAGTTGAGGAGCCCAAGGTGACAGACCCAGGCATTGACCAAGATGAAGCAGCAGACTCCATGCCCTTGCCAGACACAGAGGAGAGTGTCACTAGTGGGCCGGAGACAACCTCTGAGACCGTGGAATTGCCAGCCTCCGCTACTGACGGTGAAATGGTCACTGAAGCGAGTTTACACGTCAGTGAAAAAGAAAGCATATCCATGGCAGAGGAGACAGAACCACCATTggaagatggtgatgaaggaCATTCTGAGGCGAGAGACATTGATTTCCTTGATTCTCTCCcagaagacagagaaacagtTCTGACAACAGAGGAGCCAGAGAATGAATTTGGTGCTCCTAAAGTGGAAACGATTATCGAAAGTACCGATGTTCCGACTGAGAAACCTGTCGAAAGTGAGggtttcttttcatcttggTTTAGCAGCTCAGAAACTGCAGAATCTCCAGAGGCAGAAACTCCAGAGACTCCTGATCCGAGTGAATCAGAAGCTCCTTTGGATGATGTTGTGGAAGTTGAAGTCACAGCCTCTGAGGACACCAAAGAATCACAAGTcggtggtgatgaaggaataACTTCTCATGGTGCTGATGTGCCTCCAGATGATATTTCTGTCCCTGTAGAGGAGAGTGAAAGTGCCAATACTGATGTTCAAGTTTCACATGACACAGAAGATGTAGATGAAAATGTCCCTGACTCCTCTCAGTCCAATCTTTCATCTGTAGAGAACAGTTCTTCAGCTACAGTTGATGAGGAGCCATCATCTGATGTGCTCCTTGAGATGCCAGATAATGCCTCCTCAACAGACTTGGGTCAGAATGCCAGTGACACAGCAGAGGGTAGTGAAGAGGATGCAGGTGGTTATCTAGGTATGGAGGATTTAGAGCTTTTTGATGACATTCAGGACGGTGTGGACGTTAATGATAACACTGTAGTGGAACTGACAGCTAGTTTTGGGGATGATTTTGATTTAGCAACAGAGCTTTCACCACTTGAAGACAAAGGCAAGGCAATCAGACAACATGACAGTAGTTATAATtattttgataacatggagtTAGATGCAATACATGATCTAGAATTAGAGAAGGAAAGCAGTGTTGTTCATAGTAGAGTGGGTTTTGCATCACATGAAGTTGATAACTCTACTACTTCAGGTACAAATGATTTgatttattatgatgatgatgatgatgatgatgactctcAAGGTGCACATGAACACATAAATACTAATGATGGTTTCCAAATTCTATCAACTGATAAGCCACTTGACAGCTACCTTGAGAAAAAGGAATTTGTTAGTTCTGGTCAGTATGGTACAGATGGTAGTATCTGGCTTGATAACCTGGAAGTTGAAAGTGCTAGTATCTCCAACTTTGATTTTGATAATGCCAGCAAATATTTGGACTCTAAAGCATCTACAAGTGTACTTGATGCTGAAAATGACACAGAACTATTAGAAAGTGCTAACATTGTAGATCATGCTTTTATTCAGCAGACTTCTAATGACAGTAATGATGAGAATGTTGCTATTGGTAATGCTGAGAAAGTAAGTGGTGCCAAAGTAATAGAAGCAGATGTAGATAAGATCCCAGTATATATAGACACAATAGATGTTGAAACCATAGTGAGTAGTACAGAATCTATCTCTTATTCCACTTCTGGAGTAGAAAACCCTCCCACTTCCTTCTCaggtgatggagggaaagagccTGGACCCAGTACTGCTCGACCAATGTATGCTGATCCTGAGCCCACAATTCAAAGCTACACAGATCCTAATGTAGACCCTGATGAATTGGCACGTCTTGCAG GAGCTCTAGAGGCTCAACAGGTGGATAAAGAATCCTTGACCAAAGCTGAAACACAATTTACAAGTAAAGTTGAGGATGTTGGTGATACTTTGCAAATAATAGGAGACAAAGGTGAGGGACAATTTACAGTGTTTGAAGATATTAGTGATGTCAAATTTGAGAGTCATGATGTGGATAAAAATGAACAGACAAGTGAGGACTTCAGTGTAGTTCAGTGTGGGGATGAAGCCAGAATAGTTCAGTCTGAGGGAGATGTGTTTGTGGAGTATGAGGTTAAGTCCTTAGTTGAACATGTGTTTGAACTTGAGGTTAAGTCTGTTGTTGAGCATGTGTTGGAAACAAATGTGGAAGCTTTGATTAAATACGAGTCTGAGGTTCATCCACTGATTGATCTTGATGACAAATCTTTTTTTGAATCTGAACTTGGATATATATCTGAACATAATTTGGAGCCTGtagttgaatttgctagtgagccTGAGTGTGACCTATTGACTGAACCTAATGAGTCTGTGGTGGAACCTGATAGGAAATCTTCAGTTGTACTTGAAATAGAGTCTGTTGTTGAAGATGATAAGGAGATGATGGTTGAAATGGTAGTTGAGTCTCTGGTAGGATTTGAAGATGAGTCTGTGATTAAATATGAGTTTGAGTCTGTAGTTGAACTATATGGTGAGCATGTGGCTGAACTTGAGGGTGAATCTATGGTTGAACTTGGATATGAATCAATGATTGAACATGGAAGTGAGTCTGTAACTGAGCTTGAGGATGAGTTTGTTGAAGAACCTGACATTGAATCTGTGGTTGAACAAAGGTCTGTTATTGAACCTGAGATTGAAGGTGTGGTTAACTTTAAAGATAAAGTTGTGGTTGAACGTCATGTTAGATCTGCTGGTGGAGTGGAGGTAGAACCTATGATTGATTCTGAGTCAAAGTCTGTGCTGGAACTTAGGATTGAATGTATGGTGGAGAATGTTGTGGAATATGATATTGATCCTCAGAAAGAGAGTCCAGTTGAAACCAAAAATTTGTATGTGAAGGAATCTACAGTTGAAGGAGCATTTTGGCCAGGAGTGCAGGCTGTTGTAGAAAGTGAAATTGAGTCTACAATTCAGTATGAAGTTCAGCCTGTAATTGACCTTGATCCAATGATTGTGATTGAGAATGTTGAAGCTCTCAGCCAGTCTGTGGTACAAACTGAAGCTAAGTCAGTTCTTGAACCTGACCTTTATAAATCTATAATTCAACATGAGGAGGAGTCTGTGATTGAACCCGAGGCTGAGCCCGTACCTGAATCTGTGGTTAAGCCTGTGGTGGAAAATGAGGCTGAGCCAATGGTTGAATATGTTGAATCAGAGACTAAGCCTGTTGTTCAATCTGCGGTTAAAACTGTAATGCAGCCTCTGGTGGAGCCTATGGAGGAGTTTGTGGCCCAGCCTGTGATTGAACAAGAGGTTCACCCTGTGGTTGAAGCAGTGGTGGAGTCTTTGGCTAAGCCTGTAGTAGAACCTACAGTTGAGCCTATGGTGGAGCTTTTAGTGAATTCTGTCATGGAACTTGTGATGGAGTCTGTGTTTGAACCTGTGGTGGAACCTATGTTTGAAA GTGGAGCCTAG
- the LOC123513948 gene encoding putative per-hexamer repeat protein 5, whose amino-acid sequence MGCSKGSVTDSTTGSTTGSTTGTTPGSITGSTKDSTAGSTTGSITGSTTASTIDSTTDSTTGSITGSTASTTSSIRSSTTGSTTGWTTSSTIGSTTGSATSFTTGSTTGSTTGSATSFTTGSTTGSTMGFTTGSMAGSTTGSIIGSTTSSTRSSITELTTGSTIGSTIGSPIDSTTGLNTGSITGSTTCSITSSTTGFTTCSTTGSTICSTTGSMAGSTTGSTTELTTVSTTGSTRDSTTGSTTDLTTCSTRGSTSGSNTGSTIDLTTGSTRGSTIGSTTGSIRSCTIGSTTGHTRG is encoded by the exons ATGGGCTGCAGCAAAGGTTCAGTCACAGACTCCACCACAGGTTCAACCACAGGCTCCACCACAG GTACAACCCCAGGCTCCATCACAGGTTCAACCAAAGActccactgcaggttcaacgACAGGCTCCATCACAGGTTCAACCACAGCCTCCACCATAGATTCAACCACAGACTCCACAACAGGTTCAATCACAGGCTCCACAGCTTCAACCACAAGCTCCATCAGAAGTTCAACCACAGGCTCAACCACAGGATGGACCACAAGCTCCACCATAGGTTCAACCACAGGTTCAGCCACAAGCTTCACCACAGGTTCAACCACAGGCTCCACCACAGGTTCAGCCACAAGCTTCACCACAGGTTCAACCACAGGCTCCACCATGGGCTTCACCACAGGTTCAATGGCAGGCTCTACCACAGGTTCAATCATAGGCTCCACCACTAGTTCAACCAGAAGCTCCATCACAGAATTAACCACAGGTTCAACCATAGGCTCTACTATAGGTTCTCCCATAGACTCCACCACAGGTTTAAACACAGGTTCCATTACAGGTTCAACCACATGCTCCATCACAAGTTCAACCACAGGCTTCACCACATGTTCAACCACAGGCTCCACCATATGTTCAACCACAGGTTCAATGGCAGGCTCCACCACAGGTTCAACAACAGAATTAACCACAGTTTCAACCACAGGCTCCACCAGAGATTCAACAACTGGCTCCACCACAGATTTAACCACATGTTCAACCAGAGGCTCCACCTCAGGTTCAAACACAGGCTCCACCATAGATTTAACCACAGGCTCCACCAGAGGTTCAACCATAGGCTCCACCACAGGTTCAATTAGAAGCTGCACTATAGGTTCAACCACAGGCCACACCAGGGGTTGA